GTCCGTCGCGCCGTGCGGGAAAACGCCGGCCTGGAGATTTTCAGGAAAAAACCCACTCCCCGGGTTATTGCCGGCCTGGTTTTGATTGGGGCCAGCTATGTGCTTTGCTGGCCTGTTATCAGTGCCCTGGGAGTTTTTGCCGCCTACGTGCGCCAGCCCCTGTGGGTGGTGGCCGGCGCCCCCTTGGTTTGGACCATGACCCATTTTTTGTGCATGTTCGGCGCATATCTGGCCGGAAAGGAGCATTCCAGGGCTTTTTTGAAATGGGCCCTGCGCCTCTTTGTTGAAAAACACGCCCCTGACTGCCTTCCGGACAAAATCTGCTGATTTGCCGCCCCCTGTCATTGTGATTTTCTTTTAATATCCTGTTTTTATTTGATTATATTTTGTGTTCGACATTCCGTGTACCCGGCTTGTACACAAAATGCTTGATTGGATGGCTTTGACTCGGGTCTGCTCATGGCGGGATAATTCTTTTTATTTTTAAAATTCAAATAGTTGTCCTGAAAACCCATGTTTTGGTATGGTTCTTGTATGCAATATGGCGAACAAGACGCAACCATTTATCTATTATTCAAGCGGTTCGCATATGGAGGGTAAAATGAGCAGCAATACGAAAACAGCAGTGGTCTTTCCGGGGCAGGGCAGCCAGAGGCCGGGCATGGGCAGGGATTTTTATGACAACGTGTCTGCCAGTCGCCTGGCTTACGAGGAAGCATCTGACGTGTTGGGTTGGGACGTGGGCGCCATGTGCTTTGGGGAAAATGAAAAAATGAATCTCACCGAGTACGCGCAGCCCTGTATCCTGGCAACCGAAATCGCGATGCTACGGGGCCTGCAGGAACTATATGGCTTTCGTCCGGATTATTTCGGCGGCCACAGCCTGGGGGAATACACGGCCTTGGTGGCCGCCGGCGCCATGCCTTTTTCAGACGCCTTAAAAACCGTGGAAACCCGCGGCCACCTGATGCAGGAGGCCACGCCCCCCGGCATCGGCGCCATGGCAGCAGTGATCGCCAAAAACATTGATATTGAAAAACTGCGCAGAATGCTCGAAGATCTGCCCGTGGATGTGGCCAATATCAACTCCACCGACCAGGTGGTGATCAGCGGTCATGCCGGCAGCATGGACAAGGCAAAAGAGCGTATCAGCGGGGCAATGGAAAATCCGGAGGATATGCGCTTTGTGCCCTTAAATGTCAGCGCGCCCTTCCACAGCCGCTTCATGAACGCCATGAAGGAGGCCTTCCGGGATGTGCTGGCCGCCATTTCCGTAAGGATCAATTTTAAAAACGCCGCCCGGGTGACTTCCAATTATACGGGCCTGTTCCATGCCGCCACTTCCGACAGGGTCATTGAGGCATTGGTGGCCCAGTTGAGTGGTTCGGTGAAATGGCGCGACAACATGCAGGCCCTGGCGGCCAAATCCCGGCAGATTTACGAGATCGGGCCGAACCGTCCCCTGAAGAATTTTTTTCGCAGTCTGGATATCCAGTGCAAGTCCATTACCAGTCTTTCGGCAGCAAAAAGGGAATTTAGTGCATGATGGCATTTGACAGCAACTACTGGGCGGTCATTATCGGCGGTTCCAGCGGCTTTGGCCTGGCTGCGGCCAAAAAACTGGCCGCCCATGGTATGAATCTTTGTATTGTGCACCGGGACCGGCGCAGTGCAATGAAGAAAATTGAGCCGGAATTTGACAAATTGCGCCAGACCGGTGTGAATCTGCTGGCTTTCAATCTTGACGGGCTCTCTGATGAGGGACGGACCCGGGTTCTTGACGAGCTTTCCGGTGCCCTGGCCGATCAGGGACGCATCCGCCTTGTGCTCCACAGCGTGGCTTTTGGCAATCTTAAGCTGCTGGGTCCTTACCCGGGCTCGCCTGTACCAAGCCAGACCCGGAACCTGCTGGCCAATGAGGCCGGAGTGTCTGCCGAGCGCATGGACGAGATTGTGCAAAGCGCGTTTTCACAAGGCTACAATGCTGTCTATCCCCTGGTTGA
The window above is part of the Desulfosalsimonas propionicica genome. Proteins encoded here:
- a CDS encoding ACP S-malonyltransferase, with product MSSNTKTAVVFPGQGSQRPGMGRDFYDNVSASRLAYEEASDVLGWDVGAMCFGENEKMNLTEYAQPCILATEIAMLRGLQELYGFRPDYFGGHSLGEYTALVAAGAMPFSDALKTVETRGHLMQEATPPGIGAMAAVIAKNIDIEKLRRMLEDLPVDVANINSTDQVVISGHAGSMDKAKERISGAMENPEDMRFVPLNVSAPFHSRFMNAMKEAFRDVLAAISVRINFKNAARVTSNYTGLFHAATSDRVIEALVAQLSGSVKWRDNMQALAAKSRQIYEIGPNRPLKNFFRSLDIQCKSITSLSAAKREFSA